In the Clostridium cellulovorans 743B genome, GCATATCCCGAAGTCAGAAGTAAAAAAGCTTGAATTTTTTGCAAAAATATCATCACTTAAAGATATTGATGAAAAAATGCACTTAGCTGAAACTTGGTTTTTAGAATTAATGCTTGAACTAGAGAAATTAGAAATTAAATGAGAAAGTTTCAATTTATAGGTTGGATAGAAATTATAAATAATATGGAGGTAAGAGATGAGCATATATAAATCACAAGATGGAAAAATTGCGTCAATAAAATTATATGATGCACAATTGCAAAAGTTAGGATATCTATTTAGTGATAAATATGTAACTACAAGTTTTGGGAAGATTCATCTTATTGAAACTGGAAATATGAAAGGGAAGCCCCTTTTAGTTTTTCATGGTGGAAATAGTACAACAGCATACAATTTATTGATGTATAAATTTTTGTTAAAGGATTTTCATGTTTATGCTATAGACACAATAGGACATCCTGGGAAAAGTGATGAAGTTTGTTTATCCTCGAATAATTATGATTACGGAAAGTGGGCAAGTGAAGTAATTACTGCAATAGGATATGATAAAATAAGTTGTTTTGGAGTTTCTTTCGGTGGAGGAATTTTGGCAAAACTTATGTGCATTGCACCAGAAAAGATTGAAAAAGCAGTTTTAGTTGTGCCAGCAGGTATTAATAATGCATTGCCAATATCTTCAGTAAAGATGCTAATTCCATTGATAAAGTATGTTGTGACAAAGAAAGAAAAGTATCTAAAAGAAACAGCTTTATATATGGCACTTTCTGAAATAGT is a window encoding:
- a CDS encoding alpha/beta fold hydrolase, whose translation is MSIYKSQDGKIASIKLYDAQLQKLGYLFSDKYVTTSFGKIHLIETGNMKGKPLLVFHGGNSTTAYNLLMYKFLLKDFHVYAIDTIGHPGKSDEVCLSSNNYDYGKWASEVITAIGYDKISCFGVSFGGGILAKLMCIAPEKIEKAVLVVPAGINNALPISSVKMLIPLIKYVVTKKEKYLKETALYMALSEIVLDEDTLDTIKDSFDNVKTKVGMPSNIMRKLLRNYKTPTLVMAAEKDCLFPAKRVLSRAKTIIPNCKVHMLKGCGHMHIMPQYEKKMIVDFLIDS